Proteins from a single region of Hordeum vulgare subsp. vulgare chromosome 6H, MorexV3_pseudomolecules_assembly, whole genome shotgun sequence:
- the LOC123405412 gene encoding uncharacterized protein LOC123405412 gives MTERTPKPSVNAHLVAHATKREACPVAAAIHLPRDPHRSNPTLSLFPHRANPLHLAAASPAPPFSCGDASPPRQATTARTREPRAHSQVLHLELLSVLPDPADSSDRPAAEPPEPQQPVTGATAALTSQHRKARGLLLFPLSLVLPLTHPSLCWICAGAVLSWARPARACRSPPKLLGGRVMSGIGPCRPDPPVPIVDLDPHVLLVSPEPGAATTIAARPTLFHLVFVSCRYM, from the exons ATGACAGAGCGAACGCCTAAGCCATCTGTCAATGCACATCTCGTCGCCCACGCGACCAAGAGG GAGGCTTGTCCCGTCGCCGCCGCCATCCATCTTCCTCGGGATCCCCATCGCTCAAATCCCACGCTATCTCTGTTTCCCCACCGAGCCAATCCCCTCCACCTCGCAGCAGCCAGCCCCGCGCCTCCCTTCTCCTGCGGGGACGCGTCCCCGCCACGGCAAGCCACAACAGCCAGGACCCGGGAGCCTCGCGCCCACAGCcaggtgctgcacctcgagctccTGAGCGTGCTGCCCGACCCCGCCGACTCCTCCGACCGGCCGGCCGCTGAGCCGCCGGAGCCGCAACAGCCAGTCACCGGCGCGACCGCCGCCTTGACCTCCCAGCACCGCAAGGCCCGTGGCCTCCTTCTCTTCCCTCTCTCACTTGTTCTCCCTCTCACGCATCCCTCTCTCTGTTGGATATGCGCAGGAGCTGTCCTGTCATGGGCGCGTCCTGCGCGAGCTTGCAGGTCGCCGCCGAAGCTCCTGGGCGGCCGTGTGATGTCGGGAATCGGTCCCTGCCGCCCGGATCCTCCCGTCCCCATTGTGGATCTGGatccccacgtcctcctcgtgtcGCCTGAGCCCGGAGCCGCCACCACGATTGCAGCTAGGCCGACCCTGTTTCACCTGGTGTTCGTGAG